GATCATTGTccatatttttaaatatataaccATCCATGACTGGTTGTAGTTGGAATAAATCCCCAATAGCAACTATACTGACACCACCAAATGGTAGTGAACTGCCTTTGATATCTTTAAGTCTATTATATATTTGTACTGTGAACATAGTATTACCAACCATTGATATTTCATCTATGAATATCAGTTTTAGTCTACCAATTTGCCTTCTTAGCGTGTTAAGCCTACTTGAATCAAGACTTTTATAGTTCTTCAATGACTGACAAGCTGGTATTGCTAAAGCACTATGAATAGTATTTCCCTTTATATTATATGCTGCTTTACCTGTAGGGGCCAACATCAATacttttgtttcattaaaattaatCCCAGGTCTTGTATTGTAATACTTCAATGCAGCCTGATACAAGGCTTTAGTAGCATGTGATTTACCTACACCTGCACCACCACTAAGAAAACAGTAAAATGGTTCTTCAGAGGTCTTAATCAAATGTAATACATGATAAAAGAACtccttttgttctttatttaatATTTGTACAATATGTCTGTATTCATCATCTGGTAATTCATTCATTATTAGTGGTTCACTATTATTCACTGATGGTATTCCTAAATCATCTGACAGATTATAATTTCCAGCCAAATCTGGATGTAAGTCTTTATCCCCTTCAGCTTTGTCTTGTTGTTCAAGACTTTGTGCGCAAGGTGCTATTTCATCAAACCTGTCTTCTATCCTATTCATTTCTTGCTGGATTTCATTGAAATCTTCATTGCATACAGCATACTGCTTCATTTGTTCATTGATTACATCAGAAAGTAACATATATCGATCCTGATAGGAAGAAAATGATCCAAGTAGATCAGTTTCCTCATTACGCCATGATGTAAATAGCATTAACAGTTCACGGTAATGTTTTTCTGGTTCAGCTTCCTTATTGAACCAAACACTTCGTATTATTCTGGCTTTagttctttttttagttttgctacattttgttttgtcatctATTTCATCATCATTTTGATTATCATCAATAAAATTCTGTAATGGTAAACCATCAATGTCAAGCTCATCAGTTTGTTTTATATATGGCTTTCCTGTGCAATCATACCATGCAGCCCAATCTGCAAGTGTCagattttctgatttttgtgATCGCTTGCAATATCTATTGAGCAACCCGCTAGTGTAAATCTCTTCAGAGTCATCTTCCATGTTTTTAATATCATCCATTGGCTTTAGAAGTTCTACTCTTTCATTAGGAGGTGATGTATTTATAAATATGATTTGTCGAGATGATTTTCTCATTGGGAGCTGTAATACTATATACACTGCCTCTTGAGCACTAATTTCAACATTATTAAGGAATTTACTTCCAATATCTTTAACTTGTTGTTTAATAGTATTGTTTCCTTGTCTTGCTTCATGGCAAGCCTCTCTCAAAAGTTCACTCATGCCTTTCTGACCTTTTGATATGTAATTAGCTATATACACAGCACAAGCATATACATCTAATACATACTGTATGTTCATGTTAGCCCTCCATGCACTAAGGCAGGCAGGGTTATAATTATTTATGCGTACCTCATTATAATTCCGTTTTAGGAATATAGTCGGTGTGTTTAAAGAAGATCTTATAGCAAGCAAATAGTTTTCTTCTCTAATATTCAGTTTCGAGAGTAATTCATCAAATGTAATATCTTCATCATCTTTATTTTCATCTAGACAggttttaattaatttccaaTTGTTTTTGTGCATTCTTATTTCACTATCTGATGTCTCCTCATCTAGAGCAAATAGTATCATAGTTTGTTTCATTGGAGGCTGTGGGTAGTTGAATCTACATTTGCTGCTAGTATTTTTACGACATGTATGTGAATGTCTATGCACTTACCTATTAACTAGGTAAAGCAATTCAAGATTGTCTATTGGCTTTTGACATGTTATTATCTTATCAATAAATGCTGTGACATCATTATCACTATCTTCTTGAAATTGTGGTACATTTTCAAGCCATAGTAACATGTGAATATGAGGAGATCCTCTCTGTTGATATTCAACTCTATAAAACCAGTCAGATATTTTACCTAATGGTTCAGCAGAACTAAACaaaaaatctgtcaaaaatTGATTAACTTGATAATCAAAGTGTCTAGCACATGTCACAGGGTCACTCTGAATTAGGCGACATCTATTATCCCAGTTAAAATTGCTTATTTCTTCATCAGTTTATTCCTTGTGGTCTACAAGCTGACCAAGAATTCGTAGTAAGTGTATCCACTGTGTTTCTGCTGATGAGAAACTACAAAACAGTGTAGCAGGACCTAATTGTCTTATCATTGCAAACAagtctttttttgccttttcaaagtATGGAGGAGAACCTCTTAATGCATTCAGAAATTTATATCCATCATCATGACGTATTAATCTATCTAATGTTCCTTGCTGTTTAATTTGTCCTGCTGtgatatttttgttgttacCCTTGCATTTTCTCAAAGCTATGTGCGACTTTCCTAATAGGATTTTCATTtgcaacttttttgttttgtaaaatatattttcaatgcACATTGCAGCTCTTCTATCAGATTGTCTCAATTCTGATTTACAGATATCACTGTAGGTGATATTAACTAATCTTTGCTTATTGTCAGGACGTGCTTGCCCAAGAAATATTCCAGGGTAAGCCAACTCTTCACAATATTTGTCTCTGAAAACACTTAATGGTCTATTCCCTTCACCTGGAGCAATATTTAGTATGTTTTGCCTTTCTTCATCTTCGAAAAAGTCTGTTGCTGTAAACATAGTGTCAGTAACACCAGCAGTACTTTCTGACTCATCTTGAGGGATTTCATTATGAattatttcttcattgtcaCTAGTTTCATCAATTGTATCTTGCTGTAAGTTACTGTTATCATTATTTACATCATTGGCATCTTGGCTGTGTTGATTGATCCAGTCATTATTCAATACTATACCCTCATCTTTATACAGATTACTATGTGAACTTAGCCAGTTTGCTGCCTCGAACACTTTATATGGTCTCACGTTAAGTGATAATGCTGAACTCTTATACTTCAACATTCGCTTTAAGTTAACTTTAATTGTAGCTGTTTGATTCTGCAATCT
The sequence above is a segment of the Porites lutea chromosome 3, jaPorLute2.1, whole genome shotgun sequence genome. Coding sequences within it:
- the LOC140930637 gene encoding uncharacterized protein; translated protein: MAFPVKPDFFDLNELECRLLAPRIAFQKLMQAPRGRQLKIHGNIVNVPADVTHTVSILPRLQNQTATIKVNLKRMLKYKSSALSLNVRPYKVFEAANWLSSHSNLYKDEGIVLNNDWINQHSQDANDVNNDNSNLQQDTIDETSDNEEIIHNEIPQDESESTAGVTDTMFTATDFFEDEERQNILNIAPGEGNRPLSVFRDKYCEELAYPGIFLGQARPDNKQRLVNITYSDICKSELRQSDRRAAMCIENIFYKTKKLQMKILLGKSHIALRKCKGNNKNITAGQIKQQGTLDRLIRHDDGYKFLNALRGSPPYFEKAKKDLFAMIRQLGPATLFCSFSSAETQWIHLLRILGQLVDHKE